In a single window of the Nocardiopsis composta genome:
- a CDS encoding acyclic terpene utilization AtuA family protein — translation MTETGVTPLRIGNASGFYGDRAEAVAEMLDGGPLDVLTGDYLAELTMLILGRDRLTDPSRGYARTFLRQLEGVLGTVAERGVKVVTNAGGLNPAGLADALRALAERAGVELRVAHVEGDDLLARAGELGLGAPLTANAYLGGFGIAACLRAGADIVVTGRVTDASLVVGPAAAHFGWDPGDFDAIAGAVAAGHVIECGAQATGGNYAFFTELQEQGYDLTRPGFPIAEVHPDGTAVITKHPGAGGAVTAGTVTAQLVYEVAGARYPNPDATVRLDTARLTEEGPDRVRLHGVRGEAPPPGLKVGMNRIGGFRNDMALVLTGLDIEAKAELAERQLRAALRGREPARLRFRLDGAEAADPDAPTQDGASALLRITASDPDRNKVGRAFSAACVELALSSVPGFHATAPPGDARPDGVAFTAAQVPADQVPHTAVLPDGTRLGIAPAPAAADPAPVPEPPLPPPPPDGPVRRAPLGLVAGARSGDKGSDANVGVWVRDDAAWRWLAHALTVDAFKRLIPEAAPLPVTRHLFPHLRAANFVVEGLLGDGAGGNTRSDPQAKALGEWLRGRHLDVPEALLP, via the coding sequence ATGACGGAGACCGGGGTCACACCGCTGCGGATCGGCAACGCGTCCGGGTTCTACGGCGACCGGGCGGAGGCGGTCGCCGAGATGCTGGACGGCGGGCCGCTGGACGTGCTCACCGGGGACTACCTGGCCGAACTGACCATGCTCATCCTCGGCCGGGACCGGCTCACCGACCCCTCCCGCGGGTACGCGCGGACCTTCCTGCGGCAGCTGGAGGGCGTGCTCGGCACGGTGGCCGAGCGCGGCGTCAAGGTCGTCACCAACGCCGGCGGACTCAACCCCGCCGGGCTCGCCGACGCGCTGCGCGCCCTCGCCGAGCGGGCCGGCGTCGAGCTGCGGGTCGCCCACGTCGAAGGGGACGACCTGCTGGCCCGCGCCGGCGAACTGGGCCTGGGCGCGCCGCTCACCGCCAACGCCTACCTGGGCGGATTCGGCATCGCCGCCTGCCTGCGGGCTGGCGCCGACATCGTGGTGACCGGCCGGGTCACCGACGCCTCCCTGGTGGTCGGCCCGGCCGCCGCGCACTTCGGCTGGGACCCGGGCGACTTCGACGCGATCGCCGGGGCGGTGGCCGCCGGCCACGTCATCGAGTGCGGCGCCCAGGCCACCGGCGGCAACTACGCGTTCTTCACCGAACTGCAGGAGCAGGGGTACGACCTCACCCGGCCCGGGTTCCCCATCGCCGAGGTGCACCCCGACGGCACGGCGGTGATCACCAAGCACCCCGGTGCCGGCGGCGCGGTCACCGCCGGCACCGTCACCGCGCAGCTCGTCTACGAGGTGGCCGGCGCCCGCTACCCCAACCCCGACGCGACCGTGCGGCTGGACACCGCCCGGCTCACCGAGGAGGGGCCGGACCGCGTCCGGCTGCACGGGGTGCGCGGCGAGGCGCCGCCCCCCGGCCTCAAGGTCGGCATGAACCGGATCGGCGGCTTCCGCAACGACATGGCCCTGGTGCTGACCGGCCTGGACATCGAGGCCAAGGCCGAGCTGGCCGAGCGGCAGCTGCGCGCCGCGCTGCGCGGCCGTGAACCCGCCCGGCTGCGGTTCCGGCTGGACGGCGCCGAGGCCGCCGACCCCGACGCCCCCACCCAGGACGGGGCCTCCGCGCTGCTCCGCATCACCGCCTCCGACCCGGACCGGAACAAGGTCGGCCGGGCGTTCAGCGCCGCCTGCGTGGAGCTCGCGCTCTCCAGCGTCCCCGGGTTCCACGCCACCGCGCCGCCCGGCGACGCCCGCCCCGACGGGGTGGCGTTCACCGCCGCCCAGGTCCCCGCCGACCAGGTGCCGCACACCGCGGTGCTCCCGGACGGCACCCGGCTCGGCATCGCCCCCGCGCCGGCCGCCGCGGACCCCGCCCCGGTCCCCGAACCGCCGCTCCCGCCGCCGCCCCCGGACGGCCCGGTGCGCCGGGCCCCGCTCGGCCTGGTCGCCGGCGCGCGCAGCGGGGACAAGGGCTCCGACGCCAACGTCGGGGTGTGGGTGCGCGACGACGCCGCCTGGCGGTGGCTCGCGCACGCCCTCACCGTCGACGCGTTCAAGCGGCTGATCCCCGAGGCCGCCCCGCTGCCGGTCACCCGGCACCTCTTCCCGCACCTGCGCGCCGCCAACTTCGTCGTCGAAGGGCTGCTCGGCGACGGAGCCGGCGGCAACACCCGATCCGACCCGCAGGCCAAGGCGCTCGGCGAGTGGCTGCGCGGCCGGCACCTGGACGTCCCGGAGGCGCTGCTGCCATGA
- a CDS encoding isochorismatase family protein, producing MGQALLIIDMHEFLVEGLWQGAETARRIGGIAERARGHGVPVLVLHQVDDDPGGLFAPERQGRGVSPLIGVRDGDRLIPKRATDSFYRTGLAEVLHDLGTDTLVVTGAATDYCVDATVRSAASHGFDVDLVADGHAPMSVGDPEAGLTPEQVVAHHNTVLSRAIHPGGKVRLVKAAEVFLNAD from the coding sequence ATGGGACAGGCGCTGCTCATCATTGACATGCACGAGTTCCTGGTCGAAGGGCTGTGGCAGGGGGCGGAGACGGCGCGGCGGATCGGCGGGATCGCCGAGCGGGCGCGCGGGCATGGGGTTCCGGTGCTGGTGCTGCACCAGGTGGACGACGACCCCGGCGGGCTGTTCGCCCCGGAGCGGCAGGGCCGCGGGGTCAGCCCGCTGATCGGGGTGCGCGACGGCGACCGGCTGATCCCCAAGCGGGCCACCGACTCCTTCTACCGGACCGGGCTGGCCGAGGTCCTGCACGACCTGGGCACCGACACCCTGGTGGTCACCGGCGCCGCCACCGACTACTGCGTGGACGCCACCGTGCGCTCGGCCGCCAGCCACGGCTTCGACGTCGACCTGGTGGCCGACGGCCACGCCCCGATGTCGGTGGGCGACCCGGAGGCCGGGCTCACCCCCGAACAGGTGGTCGCGCACCACAACACGGTGCTCAGCCGGGCGATCCACCCCGGCGGGAAGGTCCGCCTGGTCAAGGCGGCCGAGGTCTTCCTCAACGCCGACTGA
- a CDS encoding thymidine phosphorylase — protein sequence MDVIDIITAKRDGAELTPEQIDWLIARYAEGPAGGIADEQMAALCMAVVWRGMTRAEVARWTGAMLRSGDRLDLAGLDRPTTDKHSTGGVGDKTTLPLTPAVVACGAAVPQLSGRGLGHTGGTLDKLEAIPGWRAELTPGELLRQLREVGGAVCAAGPGLAPADRRLYALRDVTGTVESVPLIAASIMSKKLAEGTGALVLDVKAGSGAFMKDTASARRLARTMVGIGADHGVRTRALITGMDVPLGRAVGNALEVAEALEVLAGGGPDDLVRLVVELGREMLAAAGMPGAKDPADALRDGTAMDAWRAMVAAQGGDPDAPLPRAAERREVPAPATGVLTRLDAYAVGVAARRLGAGRVRKEDPVSAGAGIVLHAKPGDRVRAGRPLLTLHTDDPDRFEPAAEALADAVRVSPEDAPPAPDSEPLPLIIERIT from the coding sequence GTGGACGTCATCGACATCATCACCGCCAAGCGCGACGGGGCGGAGCTCACCCCGGAGCAGATCGACTGGCTGATCGCCCGCTACGCCGAGGGGCCGGCCGGCGGGATCGCCGACGAGCAGATGGCCGCGCTGTGCATGGCCGTGGTCTGGCGCGGCATGACCCGCGCCGAGGTCGCCCGGTGGACCGGGGCGATGCTCCGCTCCGGCGACCGCCTCGACCTGGCCGGGCTGGACCGGCCCACCACGGACAAGCACTCCACCGGCGGCGTCGGCGACAAGACCACCCTCCCGCTCACCCCGGCCGTGGTGGCCTGCGGGGCGGCCGTCCCGCAGCTGTCCGGGCGGGGGCTCGGCCACACCGGCGGCACCCTGGACAAACTGGAGGCGATCCCCGGCTGGCGCGCCGAGCTGACCCCCGGCGAGCTCCTCCGCCAGCTGCGCGAGGTGGGCGGCGCGGTCTGCGCGGCGGGGCCCGGGCTGGCCCCGGCCGACCGGCGGCTGTACGCGCTGCGCGACGTCACCGGCACCGTCGAGTCGGTCCCGCTCATCGCCGCCTCGATCATGTCGAAGAAGCTGGCCGAGGGGACCGGCGCGCTGGTGCTCGACGTGAAGGCCGGCTCGGGCGCGTTCATGAAGGACACCGCGAGCGCGCGCCGGCTGGCCCGCACCATGGTCGGCATCGGCGCCGACCACGGGGTGCGCACCCGGGCCCTGATCACCGGGATGGACGTCCCGCTGGGGCGGGCGGTGGGCAACGCCCTGGAGGTGGCCGAGGCGCTGGAGGTGCTGGCCGGCGGCGGCCCCGACGACCTGGTCCGCCTGGTGGTGGAGCTGGGCCGGGAGATGCTGGCGGCCGCCGGCATGCCCGGCGCCAAGGACCCGGCGGACGCGCTGCGCGACGGCACCGCGATGGACGCCTGGCGGGCGATGGTCGCCGCGCAGGGCGGCGACCCGGACGCCCCGCTGCCGCGCGCCGCCGAGCGGCGCGAGGTGCCGGCCCCCGCCACGGGCGTGCTGACCCGCCTGGACGCCTACGCGGTCGGCGTCGCCGCCCGCCGGCTGGGCGCCGGCCGGGTGCGCAAAGAGGACCCGGTCTCCGCGGGCGCCGGCATCGTACTGCACGCCAAGCCAGGCGACCGGGTCCGCGCCGGCCGCCCGCTGCTCACCTTGCACACCGACGACCCGGACCGCTTCGAGCCCGCGGCCGAGGCCCTCGCCGACGCCGTCCGGGTCTCCCCTGAGGACGCCCCGCCCGCCCCGGATTCCGAACCGCTACCGCTGATCATCGAGCGGATCACCTGA
- a CDS encoding cytidine deaminase: MTAPGPGTDWTALRAAARSAAQRAYAPYSGFKVGAAALTDGGRTVVGCNVENASYGLTLCAECGLISALHAQGGGWLTALSCTDGDGAPLMPCGRCRQLLYEHGGPGLAVDTPEGVRPLAELLPQPFGPQDLQD, translated from the coding sequence ATGACCGCGCCCGGACCGGGAACGGACTGGACGGCGCTGCGCGCCGCGGCGCGCAGCGCCGCCCAGCGGGCCTACGCCCCCTACTCGGGGTTCAAGGTCGGTGCGGCGGCGCTCACCGACGGCGGGCGCACGGTGGTCGGCTGCAACGTGGAGAACGCCTCCTACGGGCTGACGCTGTGCGCGGAGTGCGGGCTGATCTCCGCCCTGCACGCCCAGGGCGGCGGCTGGCTGACCGCGCTGAGCTGCACCGACGGCGACGGCGCGCCGCTCATGCCGTGCGGCCGCTGCCGCCAGCTCCTCTACGAGCACGGCGGGCCCGGGCTCGCGGTGGACACCCCCGAGGGCGTGCGGCCGCTCGCCGAGCTGCTGCCGCAGCCCTTCGGCCCGCAGGACCTGCAGGACTGA
- a CDS encoding ABC transporter permease, which yields MSQEMTVAVPDTAPPRPRAHRRWRVLSLVLAAFAALSAVRLFSGQDALTAAGTVQTMLAYAVPIGLAALGGLWAERAGIINIGLEGMMVFGTWFGAFAAWSTGNPWAGLAAGILGGMAGGLIHAVATVTFGVDHIVSGVAINILSVGAMRYLSVLYFMDAPGGGAGQSPPLPNFPRVGLPLVETALGPVHQTGWFLVSDLAGVVIGLTTGMSAITLIALLLLPASYWILWHTRFGLRLRSCGENPDAAESLGVGVYRHKYAALLVSGGLAGMGGVFLAMVASSVYQEGQTGGRGYIGLAAMIFGNWRPGGLAMGAGLFGFTDALQVRGQGPAVHALLLLMAVALLAVAVWQWRRRRIGPAIASLAVAVLLGAWYALTDTVPGQVVIASPYIATLLVLALASQRLRPPAAIGRQWRRKSG from the coding sequence GTGAGCCAGGAGATGACCGTCGCGGTCCCGGACACGGCGCCGCCCCGGCCCCGGGCGCATCGCCGCTGGCGGGTGCTGAGCCTGGTGCTCGCCGCCTTCGCCGCGCTCTCCGCGGTCCGGCTGTTCAGCGGCCAGGACGCGCTCACCGCCGCGGGCACCGTGCAGACCATGCTGGCCTACGCGGTGCCGATCGGGCTGGCCGCGCTGGGCGGCCTGTGGGCCGAGCGCGCCGGCATCATCAACATCGGCCTCGAAGGCATGATGGTGTTCGGCACCTGGTTCGGCGCGTTCGCCGCCTGGAGTACCGGCAACCCCTGGGCCGGCCTGGCCGCCGGCATCCTCGGCGGCATGGCCGGCGGGCTGATCCACGCCGTCGCCACCGTCACCTTCGGGGTGGACCACATCGTCTCCGGCGTGGCGATCAACATCCTGTCCGTCGGCGCGATGCGCTACCTCTCGGTGCTGTACTTCATGGACGCCCCCGGCGGCGGCGCCGGCCAGTCGCCGCCGCTGCCCAACTTCCCCCGGGTGGGGCTGCCCCTGGTGGAGACGGCGCTGGGGCCGGTGCACCAGACCGGCTGGTTCCTCGTCTCCGACCTGGCCGGCGTGGTGATCGGGCTGACCACCGGGATGTCCGCGATCACCCTGATCGCGCTGCTGCTCCTGCCGGCCAGCTACTGGATCCTCTGGCACACCCGGTTCGGGCTGCGGCTGCGCTCCTGCGGGGAGAACCCCGACGCCGCCGAGTCGCTGGGCGTCGGCGTCTACCGGCACAAGTACGCGGCGCTGCTGGTCTCCGGCGGCCTGGCCGGCATGGGCGGGGTGTTCCTGGCCATGGTGGCCTCCTCGGTCTACCAGGAGGGCCAGACCGGCGGGCGCGGCTACATCGGGCTGGCCGCGATGATCTTCGGCAACTGGCGGCCGGGCGGCCTGGCGATGGGCGCCGGCCTGTTCGGCTTCACCGACGCGCTGCAGGTCCGCGGCCAGGGCCCGGCGGTGCACGCGCTGCTGCTGCTCATGGCGGTGGCGCTGCTGGCGGTCGCGGTCTGGCAGTGGCGGCGCCGGCGGATCGGCCCGGCCATCGCCTCGCTGGCCGTGGCGGTGCTGCTGGGCGCCTGGTACGCGCTGACCGACACGGTCCCCGGCCAGGTGGTCATCGCCAGCCCCTACATCGCCACCCTGCTGGTGCTGGCGCTGGCCTCGCAGCGGTTGCGGCCCCCGGCCGCGATCGGCCGGCAGTGGCGGAGGAAGAGCGGATGA
- a CDS encoding ABC transporter permease, translating into MTGTPPAPGGTRPPVIALAAAASGAAAAIAAVLLDLFLLAPAALALGALAGHALGHLPLAGGRALAARTAEPPLIRGAAAVLAPVLGVAAGLLTAVVADLWLIEPAAYGIGAAAGGAATPLIHRTLGRMLALAISAVAVAVLLSLLVTALVLVVTGVDPLFAFTAMLDHGTKPDSIVTIANNGSTLYLSAVAVAIGFKMKLFNIGVDGQYRLAALLAAAVGGAVTLPPVLHQAVIITVAVAVGGMWAGLAGYLKVARGVSEVISTIMLNSIATGITAYLLTTDRLAVEIGTNNIGTPEIAESGWVPGFPMGFMGARVDLFGLVLLAAAVGAGYWWMLNRSRFGFDLRATGQAPEAARASGVDVKRMVLITMIISGMVAGLVGMPQLLGDSHYYALDFPVGLGFTGIAIALLGRNHPVGIALAALFWSFLDQSAQILDFEGIPKEMAVVTQATVVLTVVVVYEVVHRWGRRYEQQQVGRELGRAEVAS; encoded by the coding sequence ATGACCGGCACCCCGCCCGCCCCCGGCGGCACCCGGCCGCCCGTGATCGCCCTGGCGGCCGCGGCGAGCGGAGCCGCCGCCGCGATCGCCGCCGTCCTGCTCGACCTGTTCCTGCTCGCGCCGGCCGCACTGGCCCTCGGCGCCCTCGCCGGCCACGCCCTCGGCCACCTGCCGCTGGCCGGCGGCCGGGCACTGGCCGCGCGCACCGCGGAACCGCCGCTGATCCGCGGCGCGGCCGCGGTGCTGGCACCGGTGCTCGGCGTGGCGGCCGGCCTGCTCACCGCGGTCGTCGCCGACCTGTGGCTGATCGAACCGGCCGCCTACGGCATCGGCGCCGCCGCCGGCGGCGCGGCGACCCCGCTGATCCACCGGACCCTGGGCCGGATGCTGGCGCTGGCGATCTCCGCGGTGGCCGTCGCGGTCCTGCTCTCCCTGCTGGTCACCGCGCTGGTACTGGTGGTCACCGGGGTGGACCCGCTGTTCGCGTTCACCGCGATGCTGGACCACGGCACCAAGCCGGACAGCATCGTCACCATCGCCAACAACGGCTCCACGCTCTACCTGTCCGCCGTGGCGGTGGCCATCGGCTTCAAGATGAAGCTGTTCAACATCGGGGTGGACGGCCAGTACCGGCTGGCCGCACTGCTCGCCGCCGCGGTCGGCGGCGCGGTCACCCTGCCCCCGGTGCTGCACCAGGCGGTGATCATCACCGTCGCCGTCGCGGTCGGCGGCATGTGGGCCGGCCTGGCCGGCTACCTCAAGGTCGCGCGCGGCGTCTCCGAGGTGATCTCCACGATCATGCTCAACTCCATCGCCACCGGCATCACCGCCTACCTGCTCACCACCGACCGGCTCGCGGTGGAGATCGGCACCAACAACATCGGCACCCCCGAGATCGCCGAGTCCGGCTGGGTGCCCGGCTTCCCGATGGGCTTCATGGGCGCCCGGGTCGACCTGTTCGGCCTGGTGCTGCTGGCGGCCGCGGTCGGCGCCGGCTACTGGTGGATGCTGAACCGCAGCCGGTTCGGCTTCGACCTGCGCGCCACCGGCCAGGCACCGGAGGCGGCCCGGGCCAGCGGCGTGGACGTGAAGCGGATGGTGCTCATCACCATGATCATCTCCGGCATGGTGGCCGGCCTGGTCGGCATGCCGCAGCTGCTCGGCGACTCGCACTACTACGCGCTGGACTTCCCGGTCGGGCTCGGCTTCACCGGCATCGCCATCGCCCTGCTCGGCCGGAACCACCCGGTGGGCATCGCGCTGGCCGCGCTGTTCTGGAGCTTCCTGGACCAGTCCGCGCAGATCCTCGACTTCGAGGGGATCCCCAAGGAGATGGCGGTGGTCACCCAGGCGACCGTGGTGCTCACCGTGGTCGTGGTCTACGAGGTCGTGCACAGGTGGGGCCGCCGCTACGAGCAGCAGCAGGTCGGCAGGGAACTCGGCCGGGCGGAGGTGGCCTCGTGA
- a CDS encoding ABC transporter ATP-binding protein, whose product MSKEQAAGEGTPPAVELRGITKRFPGVVANHDIDITVGAGTVHAIVGENGAGKSTLMKTLYGLHRPDEGEILIDGRRTVLNSPADAIRHGVGMVHQHFMLADNLTVLENTVLGAEARHGIGAGARARVRELSDQYGLNVRPDVLVEELGVGDRQRVEILKVLYRGARIVILDEPTAVLVPQEVDELFANLRELKREGLTVIFISHKLDEVLRVADTITVIRRGTTVGTVDPAATTARELASLMVGGTLPVPELRESTVTDETVLELDGLRVEAADGRPVVDGVSLRIRRGEIVGIAGVEGNGQAELIEAVMGIRPIAAGRVLLRGTDVTGRSTREIREAGVGFIPEDRHRQGLLLEAPLWENRILGHQRERPNARGVRIDAAGARADTRRIVDAYDVRTPGIDVLADALSGGNQQKLIVGREMSGDPAVLLAAHPTRGVDVGAQAAIWDHLREARAAGLAVLLVSADLDELIGMSDTLKVILRGRLVADADPATVTPERLGSAMTGAADGTGADPRNGAEDEDGVDGTGGADRAAEPGGPPEADPGPGPEDGGAR is encoded by the coding sequence ATGAGCAAGGAGCAGGCGGCCGGCGAGGGGACCCCTCCCGCGGTCGAGCTGCGCGGGATCACCAAGAGGTTCCCGGGGGTCGTGGCCAACCACGACATCGACATCACGGTCGGCGCGGGCACCGTGCACGCCATCGTCGGCGAGAACGGGGCGGGCAAGTCCACCCTGATGAAGACCCTCTACGGGCTGCACCGCCCGGACGAGGGCGAGATCCTCATCGACGGGCGGCGCACGGTGCTCAACTCGCCGGCCGACGCGATCCGGCACGGCGTGGGCATGGTGCACCAGCACTTCATGCTCGCCGACAACCTGACCGTGCTGGAGAACACCGTGCTCGGCGCCGAGGCCCGGCACGGCATCGGGGCGGGCGCCCGCGCGCGGGTGCGCGAACTGTCCGACCAGTACGGGCTCAACGTCCGGCCGGACGTGCTCGTGGAGGAGCTGGGCGTCGGCGACCGCCAGCGGGTGGAGATCCTCAAGGTGCTCTACCGCGGCGCGCGCATCGTCATCCTGGACGAGCCCACCGCGGTGCTGGTCCCCCAGGAGGTCGACGAGCTCTTCGCCAACCTGCGCGAGCTCAAGCGGGAGGGCCTCACCGTCATCTTCATCTCGCACAAGCTGGACGAGGTGCTGCGGGTCGCCGACACCATCACGGTGATCCGCCGCGGCACCACGGTCGGCACCGTCGACCCGGCCGCCACCACCGCCCGGGAGCTGGCCTCCCTGATGGTCGGCGGCACACTGCCCGTGCCCGAGCTGCGCGAGTCCACCGTCACCGACGAGACCGTGCTGGAACTGGACGGGCTGCGGGTGGAGGCCGCCGACGGCCGCCCGGTGGTGGACGGGGTGTCGCTGCGCATCCGGCGCGGCGAGATCGTCGGCATCGCCGGGGTGGAGGGCAACGGCCAGGCCGAGCTGATCGAGGCGGTGATGGGCATCCGCCCGATCGCCGCCGGCCGGGTGCTGCTCCGCGGCACCGACGTCACCGGCCGCTCCACCCGGGAGATCCGCGAGGCCGGCGTCGGCTTCATCCCCGAGGACCGGCACCGCCAGGGCCTGCTGCTGGAAGCACCGCTGTGGGAGAACCGCATCCTCGGCCACCAGCGCGAACGGCCCAACGCCCGCGGGGTGCGCATCGACGCCGCCGGCGCCCGCGCCGACACCCGGCGCATCGTCGACGCCTACGACGTGCGCACCCCCGGCATCGACGTGCTCGCCGACGCGCTGAGCGGCGGCAACCAGCAGAAGCTCATCGTCGGCCGGGAGATGAGCGGCGACCCGGCGGTGCTGCTGGCCGCCCACCCCACCCGGGGCGTGGACGTCGGCGCGCAGGCCGCGATCTGGGACCACCTGCGCGAGGCGCGCGCCGCCGGCCTGGCGGTGCTGCTGGTCTCCGCCGACCTGGACGAGCTGATCGGCATGTCCGACACGCTCAAGGTGATCCTCCGCGGCCGGCTGGTCGCCGACGCCGACCCGGCGACGGTCACCCCCGAGCGGCTCGGCTCCGCGATGACCGGCGCCGCCGACGGCACCGGCGCGGACCCCCGGAACGGAGCGGAGGACGAGGACGGCGTGGACGGCACCGGCGGCGCGGACCGCGCAGCGGAGCCCGGCGGACCGCCGGAGGCGGACCCCGGACCCGGCCCCGAGGACGGAGGCGCGCGATGA